A part of Daphnia pulex isolate KAP4 chromosome 6, ASM2113471v1 genomic DNA contains:
- the LOC124195755 gene encoding carbonyl reductase [NADPH] 3-like, whose protein sequence is MTKPRVAVISGANQGIGFAVVKELCKSFDGSVYLTSRDEHRGRTAVEELEKLGLQPKYHQLDIDDEASVLRLRDYLQATYGGLDVLVNNAGMLIVSKDEDSRELFAESARSVVQTNFFNTYRTCDILFPILRPHARVVNLSSSMGHLMQIEGQNEPAITLRARLSSTDLSYEELIQIMNHFLESVQRGDHPEYGWPKKNWVSYVASKIAVSAMTRIQQRDFDADPRPDIIANHVHPGYVKTKMASFKGVLTIEEGAAAASWLAMLPPNNVMNPKGSYVWHDKQIVDWVNGPTPSLY, encoded by the exons ATGACAAAGCCAAGAGTTGCAGTG ATTTCTGGGGCGAATCAAGGCATTGGATTTGCAGTTGTCAAAGAACTTTGCAAATCATTTGATGGGTCTGTTTACCTGACTTCTCGAGATGAGCATCGCGGTCGGACCGCTGTGGAAGAACTCGAGAAGTTGGGCTTGCAACCCAAGTACCACCAATTAGATATCGATGATGAAGCCAGTGTTTTGAGGCTAAGGGACTACTTACAGGCGACATACGGAGGTTTGGATGTCTTGGTAAACAATGCTGGCATGCTGATTGTCTCCAAAGACGAAGATTCGCGAGAATTGTTCGCCGAGAGCGCACGCTCCGTTGTGCAAACCAATTTCTTCAATACGTATCGCACGTGCGACATCCTTTTCCCGATTTTGAGACCTCACGCAAGAGTTGTTAATTTATCTAGTAGCATGGGTCACCTTATGCAGATCGAGGGCCAAAATGAGCCGGCGATTACGCTAAGAGCAAGACTTTCATCTACTGACCTTTCGTACGAGGAACTCATCCAAATCATGAATCATTTTCTCGA ATCCGTACAAAGAGGAGATCATCCAGAGTATGGATGGCCGAAGAAAAACTGGGTTTCCTACGTAGCATCTAAAATCGCTGTCAGTGCCATGACGCGGATACAGCAGCGTGATTTTGATGCTGATCCGCGCCCAGATATTATCGCTAACCACGTTCATCCAGGCTATGTCAAAACTAAAATGGCATCATTTAAAGGAGTGTTGACAATTGAGGAAG gtgctgctgctgcttcctgGCTTGCAATGCTACCTCCTAATAACGTAATGAATCCAAAAGGTTCTTACGTATGGCAtgacaaacaaattgttgattgGGTCAATGGACCAACTCCATCTTTATATTAa
- the LOC124195751 gene encoding acetyl-coenzyme A transporter 1-like, translating into MMRKRAELPSENERSSLIENDESTYQIKEEMKEAPQIWSWKGEGRNIALLFFLYLLQGIPLGLTASIPLMLQNRHVSYKEQAEFSLVFWPFSLKLLWAPIVDSLYSSRMGRRKTWLVPVQYLLGIAMLFLSTKVDQYLDSEGSPNIKMLTIGFFSLNFLAATQDIAVDGWALTMLHRKNVGYASTCNSVGQTAGYFLGYVVFVAFESADFCNKYLRSQPEPFGLLTLSGFLYFWGIVFFITTTFVWLLKREKAPDNNEESTGEDAEHNLSIVESYKLLLKIFKLPAIQWTVVVLLTCKIGFSASDAVTGLKLVEMGVPKAQLALLAVPLVPLQIVLPLFISRYTAGPRPMQVFINAIPYRLMFGFIYAGLVWITPQFQSSDGQFPFYYYLMVVIIYAIHQVAVYSMFVAVMAFFAKVSDPQVGGTYMTLLNTVCNLGGNWPSTLALWSVDALTWKSCHSKDSIIHETNKCRNAAETLECTDGGGQCIVDLDGFYVESLICIVIGFLWLRWGRRVIHQLQSKDESAWKVRNN; encoded by the exons ATGATGAGAAAGCGAGCAGAATTACCATCGGAAAATGAGCGTTCAtctttaattgaaaatgatgaaagtaccTATCAAATCAAAGAAGAGATGAAGGAAGCACCACAGATTTGGAGTTGGAAGGGTGAAGGGAGAAATATTgctctacttttctttttgtaccTGCTGCAAGGAATACCATTAGGATTGACTGCCAGTATTCCATTGATGCTTCAGAATCGTCATGTTAGCTACAAGGAGCAAGCAGAATTTAGCCTTGTATTTTGGCCATTTAGTTTGAAACTTTTATGGGCTCCGATAGTGGATTCTTTATACTCGTCaagaatgggaagaagaaaaacttgg CTTGTTCCTGTGCAGTATTTGCTTGGAATTGCTATGCTGTTTCTTTCAACAAAAGTGGACCAGTACTTGGATTCAGAAGGATCACCAAACATTAAAATGCTCACCATAggattcttttctcttaactTTTTAGCTGCAACACAAGACATTGCTGTAGATGGATGGGCATTGACAATGCTGCACAG aaaaaatgttggataTGCCTCCACTTGCAATTCAGTTGGACAAACTGCTGGTTATTTTTTAGGCTATGTTGTCTTTGTGGCCTTTGAATCTGCAGATTTCTGCAACAAATATCTGAGGAGTCAACCAGAGCCTTTTGGGCTTTTGACATTGTcgg GATTCCTTTATTTCTGGGGAATCGTTTTCTTCATCACCACAACATTCGTGTGGTTGTTAAAGCGAGAAAAAGCACCAGATAATAATGAAGAATCCACAGGCGAAGATGCTGAGCATAATTTAAGCATAGTTGAGAGTTACAAACTCTTATTGAAAATCTTTAAACTTCCTGCTATTCAATGGACTGTCGTAGTTCTCTTAACATGCAag ATTGGATTTTCAGCATCCGACGCGGTTACTGGTCTCAAGCTAGTTGAAATG ggGGTTCCTAAAGCGCAATTAGCTCTGCTAGCCGTTCCTTTGGTTCCCCTTCAAATCGTCCTGCCGCTATTCATTAGCCGATACACTGCCGGCCCTCGACCTATGCAAGTTTTTATTAACGCAATTCCTTATAG GTTAATGTTTGGATTTATATATGCTGGTCTTGTGTGGATTACTCCACAATTCCAAAGTAGCGACGGTCAATTCCCTTTTTATTACTACTTGATGGTTGTGATCATTTATGCTATTCATCAG GTCGCAGTatacagcatgtttgttgccGTGATGGCTTTCTTTGCCAAA GTTAGTGATCCCCAAGTTGGAGGTACTTACATGACTTTGCTAAACACAG TGTGCAACCTTGGTGGAAATTGGCCCTCTACCTTAGCTCTCTGGTCAGTTGATGCGTTGACATGGAAAAGCTGCCACTCAAAAGACTCCATTATCCATGAGACTAACAAGTGTCGCAATGCCGCTGAAACATTG GAATGCACCGATGGAGGAGGACAGTGCATAGTCGACTTGGATGGTTTTTATGTCGAATCCTTGATATGTATAGTAATCGGATTTTTATGGCTCCGCTGGGGCCGTAGGGTCATCCATCAACTGCAGTCGAAGGACGAAAGTGCATGGAAAGTTCGCAACAATTGA
- the LOC124195756 gene encoding transcription factor E2F4-like has translation MADLNAASRFEKSLGLLTTRFVNLLQEARDGVLDLKVAADTLAVRQKRRIYDITNVLEGIGLIEKKSKNSIQWRGAGPGCNTQEIGEKLAQLRNEVASLDALEKHLDQHKQWIQQSFRNTSEDNVNSRLAYITHDDLCSSFEGDTLLAIRAPPHTHLEVPIPEDDQKRQYQIHLKSQTVPIHVLLVNKDSEGTSPIAVPVPPPKRFLTETRRSPRKSQSQDQQEPSLKPMQSTGADGEDTEMEELVSDSFLRLSPPPSERDYYFHLDENEGLTDLFDMPISSF, from the exons ATGGCGGATTTAAATGCGGCGAGTAGGTTTGAAAAGTCGTTAGGATTGTTGACGACACGTTTTGTTAATCTGTTGCAAGAAGCTCGTGATGGAGTGTTAGATTTGAAAGTG GCTGCAGATACGTTGGCCGTCAGGCAGAAACGAAGAATTTACGATATCACAAATGTATTAGAAGGAATTGGTCTGATTGAAAAGAAGAGTAAAAACAGCATACAGTGGAG AGGGGCAGGTCCCGGATGCAACACTCAAGAGATTGGAGAAAAACTTGCCCAATTGAGGAATGAAGTAGCGTCATTGGATGCCTTAGAGAAACATTTAGATCAGCACAAACAg TGGATACAGCAAAGCTTTCGGAATACAAGTGAAGATAATGTCAATAGTCGATTAGCATACATCACTCACGATGATCTCTGCTCAAGTTTTGAAGGTGATACCTTGCTTGCCATCAGAGCCCCTCCACATACTCACCTAGAAGTCCCCATTCCAGAAGATGATCAG AAACGCCAGTATCAGATCCATCTAAAATCTCAAACTGTTCCAATTCACGTCTTATTGGTGAATAAGGATAGTGAAGGCACTAGTCCAATTGCTGTACCTGTCCCACCTCCAAAACGTTTCTTAACG GAGACACGGCGTTCTCCAAGAAAATCTCAGTCCCAGGATCAACAAGAACCGTCTCTAAAGCCTATGCAGTCAACTGGCGCTGATGGAGAAGACACAGAAATGGAAGAGCTTGTGTCTGATTCGTTCCTTAGATTGAGTCCTCCTCCCAGTGAGAGGGACTACTATTTTCATCTTGATGAAAACGAGGGTCTTACCGATCTATTCGACATGCCTATCTCGTCCTTCTGA
- the LOC124195749 gene encoding beta-alanine transporter-like isoform X1, with amino-acid sequence MTVDFDLILPDVGEYGKYQKLMVWFVFLPGMIPCGFHAYNQLFMATQPKFRCLVPDLDLVDRNLTDDFIRNISIPFAINKEGRWDSSSCSMYARNYSAEENLAALLQPGGNVSSDIPATVPCQAGWKFQYSDQESTTVVAEWALVCDKDFYTTMALVLFGVSGLVGNWIFGYIQDSMGRRPAFFIYLLIESVFAIATAFAPTFGVWLACRIGVGFTVPAIMGTPFVMAIELVGPSWRTHVALLANVVYSFTLCLLGVVVWLVRDWRQMSLATSLPFLAFFFYWWVLPESPRWLLSQDRIAEAEVEIRKMARMNKRTLPPGYFNQFKTQTEEAGDDTDSNHSHPTYGALDLVKTPNMARKTAIITFIWFTVTSVYVGLSYYAPALGGNEYLNFLLAGVAELPTYFFLWPTMDRWGRRWTLCFSMILGGVACLATLSFQDNYVATLVLYCIGKFGISSAFVVLPLMASELYPTVVRGIGISISGVAGMLGPIFIPLINYLGTESLMVLPLMIMGGLMVAGGLSALTLPETLHQHLPQTLEEGELFGKDFGYKQWLTCCPPRPNRREEHENDVAQRLAENPDIAKPLVTPTIASSITSAI; translated from the exons ATGACTGTAGACTTTGACTTGATTTTACCCGACGTGGGTGAGTACGGGAAATATCAGAAACTGATGGTTTGGTTCGTTTTCCTTCCCGGGATGATTCCCTGCGGTTTCCACGCATACAATCAGCTGTTTATGGCGACCCAGCCGAAATTTCGATGCCTAGTACCCGATCTCGATTTAGTGGACCGCAATCTCACCGATGACTTTATCCGCAACAtcag TATTCCGTTCGCGATCAACAAAGAGGGGCGATGGGACTCTAGCTCGTGTTCGATGTACGCGCGGAACTATTCGGCAGAGGAAAACTTGGCTGCGCTACTTCAGCCTGGAGGAAATGTGTCATCGGATATTCCAGCAACAGTGCCATGCCAAGCGGGTTGGAAGTTCCAGTACAGCGACCAAGAGAGTACCACGGTAGTGGCTGAA TGGGCGTTGGTGTGCGACAAAGATTTCTACACGACGATGGCCCTAGTCCTTTTCGGCGTCAGCGGACTCGTTGGAAACTGGATTTTCGGCTACATCCAGGACAg cATGGGGAGGCGACCggctttctttatttatcttttgattGAGAGCGTGTTTGCCATAGCAACGGCGTTCGCTCCGACTTTCGGTGTTTGGCTGGCATGTCGCATTGGTGTCGGTTTCACCGTTCCAGCCATCATGGGGACGCCTTTTGTCATGG CTATTGAACTGGTAGGTCCATCCTGGAGGACACATGTCGCCTTACTCGCCAACGTGGTTTACTCGTTCACCCTCTGTCTTTTGGGTGTAGTGGTTTGGCTGGTTCGTGACTGGCGTCAAATGTCGCTGGCCACATCCCTGCCGTTCTtagccttcttcttctactggtG GGTATTGCCCGAATCTCCGAGATGGCTCCTATCTCAGGATAGGATAGCGGAAGCCGAAGTTGAAATCCGCAAAATGGCCCGCATGAACAAACGAACTTTACCACCTggatatttcaatcaatttaaa ACTCAGACCGAAGAAGCGGGAGATGATACCGACTCCAATCATTCCCATCCGACTTACGGAGCGCTGGATCTGGTGAAGACGCCCAACATGGCCAGAAAAACCGCAATCATCACCTTTATCTG gttcACGGTCACTTCGGTGTACGTTGGCCTTTCCTATTACGCCCCGGCGTTGGGCGGCAacgaatatttgaatttcctgtTGGCAGGCGTGGCCGAATTGCCgacttattttttcctttggccGACAATGGATCGATGGGGTCGCAGATGGACGCTCTGCTTCTCAATGATATTGGGCGGCGTCGCTTGCCTGGCTACTTTATCCTTCCAAGATA ATTACGTCGCGACGCTCGTGCTTTATTGTATCGGGAAATTCGGAATTTCTTCCGCTTTTGTG GTCCTGCCTTTGATGGCGTCTGAACTCTATCCGACCGTAGTGCGTGGGATTGGGATCAGTATAAGCGGCGTCGCAGGAATGCTGGGCCCGATCTTTATTCCCCTTATAAACTACTTG GGAACTGAGAGTCTGATGGTTTTACCTCTGATGATCATGGGCGGTTTGATGGTGGCTGGGGGTCTGTCGGCGTTAACTCTGCCGGAAACTTTGCACCAGCATCTTCCGCAGACTTTAGAAGAGGGGGAACTGTTTG GCAAAGATTTTGGATACAAGCAATGGCTAACCTGTTGCCCGCCACGTCCGAATCGACGAGAAGAACACGAAAACGACGTTGCTCAAAG ATTGGCGGAGAATCCTGACATTGCCAAACCTCTAGTGACTCCAACGATAGCTTCGTCAATCACATCTGCCATTTGA
- the LOC124195749 gene encoding beta-alanine transporter-like isoform X2, with translation MVWFVFLPGMIPCGFHAYNQLFMATQPKFRCLVPDLDLVDRNLTDDFIRNISIPFAINKEGRWDSSSCSMYARNYSAEENLAALLQPGGNVSSDIPATVPCQAGWKFQYSDQESTTVVAEWALVCDKDFYTTMALVLFGVSGLVGNWIFGYIQDSMGRRPAFFIYLLIESVFAIATAFAPTFGVWLACRIGVGFTVPAIMGTPFVMAIELVGPSWRTHVALLANVVYSFTLCLLGVVVWLVRDWRQMSLATSLPFLAFFFYWWVLPESPRWLLSQDRIAEAEVEIRKMARMNKRTLPPGYFNQFKTQTEEAGDDTDSNHSHPTYGALDLVKTPNMARKTAIITFIWFTVTSVYVGLSYYAPALGGNEYLNFLLAGVAELPTYFFLWPTMDRWGRRWTLCFSMILGGVACLATLSFQDNYVATLVLYCIGKFGISSAFVVLPLMASELYPTVVRGIGISISGVAGMLGPIFIPLINYLGTESLMVLPLMIMGGLMVAGGLSALTLPETLHQHLPQTLEEGELFGKDFGYKQWLTCCPPRPNRREEHENDVAQRLAENPDIAKPLVTPTIASSITSAI, from the exons ATGGTTTGGTTCGTTTTCCTTCCCGGGATGATTCCCTGCGGTTTCCACGCATACAATCAGCTGTTTATGGCGACCCAGCCGAAATTTCGATGCCTAGTACCCGATCTCGATTTAGTGGACCGCAATCTCACCGATGACTTTATCCGCAACAtcag TATTCCGTTCGCGATCAACAAAGAGGGGCGATGGGACTCTAGCTCGTGTTCGATGTACGCGCGGAACTATTCGGCAGAGGAAAACTTGGCTGCGCTACTTCAGCCTGGAGGAAATGTGTCATCGGATATTCCAGCAACAGTGCCATGCCAAGCGGGTTGGAAGTTCCAGTACAGCGACCAAGAGAGTACCACGGTAGTGGCTGAA TGGGCGTTGGTGTGCGACAAAGATTTCTACACGACGATGGCCCTAGTCCTTTTCGGCGTCAGCGGACTCGTTGGAAACTGGATTTTCGGCTACATCCAGGACAg cATGGGGAGGCGACCggctttctttatttatcttttgattGAGAGCGTGTTTGCCATAGCAACGGCGTTCGCTCCGACTTTCGGTGTTTGGCTGGCATGTCGCATTGGTGTCGGTTTCACCGTTCCAGCCATCATGGGGACGCCTTTTGTCATGG CTATTGAACTGGTAGGTCCATCCTGGAGGACACATGTCGCCTTACTCGCCAACGTGGTTTACTCGTTCACCCTCTGTCTTTTGGGTGTAGTGGTTTGGCTGGTTCGTGACTGGCGTCAAATGTCGCTGGCCACATCCCTGCCGTTCTtagccttcttcttctactggtG GGTATTGCCCGAATCTCCGAGATGGCTCCTATCTCAGGATAGGATAGCGGAAGCCGAAGTTGAAATCCGCAAAATGGCCCGCATGAACAAACGAACTTTACCACCTggatatttcaatcaatttaaa ACTCAGACCGAAGAAGCGGGAGATGATACCGACTCCAATCATTCCCATCCGACTTACGGAGCGCTGGATCTGGTGAAGACGCCCAACATGGCCAGAAAAACCGCAATCATCACCTTTATCTG gttcACGGTCACTTCGGTGTACGTTGGCCTTTCCTATTACGCCCCGGCGTTGGGCGGCAacgaatatttgaatttcctgtTGGCAGGCGTGGCCGAATTGCCgacttattttttcctttggccGACAATGGATCGATGGGGTCGCAGATGGACGCTCTGCTTCTCAATGATATTGGGCGGCGTCGCTTGCCTGGCTACTTTATCCTTCCAAGATA ATTACGTCGCGACGCTCGTGCTTTATTGTATCGGGAAATTCGGAATTTCTTCCGCTTTTGTG GTCCTGCCTTTGATGGCGTCTGAACTCTATCCGACCGTAGTGCGTGGGATTGGGATCAGTATAAGCGGCGTCGCAGGAATGCTGGGCCCGATCTTTATTCCCCTTATAAACTACTTG GGAACTGAGAGTCTGATGGTTTTACCTCTGATGATCATGGGCGGTTTGATGGTGGCTGGGGGTCTGTCGGCGTTAACTCTGCCGGAAACTTTGCACCAGCATCTTCCGCAGACTTTAGAAGAGGGGGAACTGTTTG GCAAAGATTTTGGATACAAGCAATGGCTAACCTGTTGCCCGCCACGTCCGAATCGACGAGAAGAACACGAAAACGACGTTGCTCAAAG ATTGGCGGAGAATCCTGACATTGCCAAACCTCTAGTGACTCCAACGATAGCTTCGTCAATCACATCTGCCATTTGA
- the LOC124195758 gene encoding cofilin/actin-depolymerizing factor homolog: protein MLRLALICFSVCLLVSWYPVQPAAVLESGVRVTDAAKVVIDKIKAGKEFRYGVFFVKNETVIDLESTGSRTSTYNDYLKNLKVVKPTGKECRYGVLDFEFQCKSSADKKRDKLVLMSWCPDDVKVRTKFIHAASVEGMKKAITGISAFVQASDDEQASQVEVQDKLTRTVTAC, encoded by the exons ATGCTGAGACTCGCGTTGATTtgcttttctgtttgtttgctGGTGTCCTGGTACCCTGTGCAACCCGCTGCAGTTTTG GAATCGGGGGTTAGAGTGACTGATGCCGCCAAGGTAGTCATTGATAAGATCAAGGCTGGCAAGGAATTCCGCTACGGCGTATTCTTCGTCAAAAACGAGACAGTCATTGATCTCGAATCTACTG GTAGTCGTACGTCCACCTATAATGACTATCTGAAAAATCTGAAGGTCGTCAAACCGACGGGTAAAGAATGCCGTTATGGGGTTCTCGATTTCGAATTTCAATGCAAGTCTTCTGCg GACAAGAAGAGAGACAAACTGGTGCTAATGTCTTGGTGCCCTGATGACGTTAAAGTCCGAACGAAATTCATTCACGCCGCGTCCGTCGAAGGCATGAAAAAGGCTATAACGGGAATCTCTGCATTCGTTCAG GCAAGCGATGATGAGCAAGCGTCCCAGGTAGAGGTTCAAGATAAGCTCACGAGAACGGTGACTGCATGCTAA
- the LOC124195753 gene encoding dipeptidase 1-like, with protein sequence MERVLSALIVVLLAVSFDGVSGFPWKLIHRSIDENVGITLNQMAEPLTENESKVFQTKFHKLASNQNDELTIARQILERVPLIDGHNDLPHVIRLLAESQLASFNLTDLADKNPWKSDPSSHTDILRLRQGKLGAQFWVAYTNCNTQHNDSPQKTIEQIDLIYRLIDLYSDTFQLATTSQEIEDIFESGKISSLIGVEGGHSIGNSLGVLRTFYRLGVRYMTLTHSCPTPWADNSQLDNPGQEPIHDGLTGFGEAIVQEMNRLGMMVDISHVSVSTMEDVLNVSKAPVIFSHSGAFSVCNNTRNVPDHILRRLAKNDGIIMVVFYNEFIACGQSASLNDVVRHIEHIRNVIGADYIGLGGDFNGVDRVPTDLDDVSKYPNLFAELLRRGWSETDLEKLAGRNMLRVMRRVEQVKMELSSMEPIEEWIPAEDLRPEHKQCLTEYS encoded by the exons atggaAAGAGTGTTGAGCGCGTTGATCGTTGTGTTGCTGGCGGTTAGTTTTGACGGAGTGTCAGGATTTCCCTGGAAGTTGATTCACAGGTCCATTGACGAAAATGTTGGAATTACATTGAATCAAATGGCGGAACCTCTTACGGAGAACGAATCAAAGGTTTTTCAAACTAAATTCCATAAATTGGcctcaaatcaaaatgacgaGCTGACAATTGCTCGTCAAATTCTCGAGCGCGTTCCTCTCATTGACGG GCATAATGATTTACCGCACGTTATTCGACTCCTGGCCGAGAGTCAACTGGCTAGCTTCAATTTGACAGATCTTGCAGATAAGAATCCTTGGAAATCTGATCCTTCGTCGCATACTGATATTCTCCGTCTCCGACAAGGGAAGCTGGGCGCTCAG TTTTGGGTGGCGTATACGAATTGCAATACTCAGCACAATGACTCGCCGCAAAAGACGATCGAACAAATTGATCTCATCTACCGCTTGATTGACTTGTATTCAGACACTTTTCAACTAGCCACCACATCTCAAG AAATTGAGGACATCTTTGAATCGGGTAAAATTTCCAGTCTGATCGGAGTTGAAGGTGGTCACTCCATTGGAAATTCCCTCGGTGTTTTGCGCACTTTCTATCGACTCGGAGTTCGTTACATGACTCTCACCCATTCGTGTCCGACTCCATG GGCTGACAATTCACAGCTGGATAACCCGGGTCAGGAACCTATTCACGACGGGCTTACCGGTTTTGGAGAA gCAATAGTCCAAGAGATGAATCGTCTGGGCATGATGGTGGACATTTCTCATGTGTCGGTCTCGACAATGGAAGACGTATTGAACGTGTCAAAGGCGCCCGTGATTTTCAGTCACTCGGGGGCATTTTCTGTTTGCAACAATACTCGAAACGTGCCCGATCATATCCTTCGTCGATTG GCGAAAAATGACGGAATTATCATGGTGGTATTTTACAACGAATTTATCGCCTGCGGTCAGTCGGCAAGCCTCAACGATGTGGTGCGCCACATCGAACACATTCGTAATGTTATCGGGGCAGATTACATCGGACTCGGTGGTGACTTTAACGGAGTTGACag GGTTCCCACTGACTTGGATGATGTTTCAAAGTATCCCAACCTCTTCGCGGAATTGTTACGTCGCGGTTGGAGCGAAAcagatttagaaaaattggCTGGTAGAAATATGCTGCGCGTGATGCGTCGTGTTGAGCAG GTTAAAATGGAACTCTCATCCATGGAGCCGATTGAAGAATGGATTCCGGCCGAAGACCTCCGACCTGAGCACAAGCAATGTCTCACCGAGTACAGTTAA
- the LOC124195752 gene encoding protein SHQ1 homolog, whose amino-acid sequence MITPRFKLSQDENCLFVTIHAPFSKVSDAEIYMDGTDFRFHSNPYYIRLNLPGEIIENDEAKANFDAETNEFKITCPKVIKGTHFQGLDMLTSLLAPKGKRSVDSKGIEVLEETCSEEDSESDFDWFLEQKIEEESSDLPANVSKYGFGLKHSGLFATLAEELHQVVDVKNPDNQSASERRIERLEQEKREFNAEHYLADFFQTDMIDPLIEYLPSSRIGEEWTEAETILLKTLTNKEYLLDHDQLQSTYLGLVDILLAYCYDMRTTMSDPNVESAWTIAKISGTLSWLEIFTSIRQVVDCFLRRSLCFPLFRNFKLSIKAIEDASNILKEGRTSVLRCFLQIHQLFNKSDPRYLLNQLYIRDYCIWIQKCNDETLASLSQSLKSMEFTKEDVTLNLVDLERAAVNLMCYSDDSSEESDLEEQMAHLSLKKKSASSAMPIDLQVAAEAARMSSESDLDSDDDSSSEESD is encoded by the exons atgattacaCCACGTTTCAAGCTCAGCCAAGATGAAAATTGCCTATTTGTCACGATTCACGCACCCTTTTCCAAGGTATCAGACGCAGAAATTTACATGGATGGTACTGATTTTCGCTTTCATTCAAATCCCTATTACATTCGCCTTAACTTGCCgggagaaataattgaaaacgaCGAGGCTAAAGCTAATTTTGATGctgaaacaaatgaattcaaaatcaCGTGTCCAAAAGTAATAAAAGGAACACATTTCCAAGGACTGGATATGCTTACGAGTCTTCTGGCAcccaaaggaaaaagaagtgtCGACAGCAAGGGAATTGAAGTGCTTGAAGAAACCTGCTCAGAAGAGGACTCGGAATCAGATTTTGATTGGTTCTTGGagcaaaaaattgaagaagaatcaTCAGATTTACCAGCTAATGTTTCGAAATATGGTTTTGGCTTGAAACATTCCGGACTCTTTGCTACATTGGCTGAGGAACTGCATCAGGTTGTGGATGTCAAAAATCCTGACAACCAGTCAGCCtcagaaagaagaatagaaagatTGGaacaagagaagagagaattTAATGCAGAACACTACTTGGCTGATTTTTTCCAGACTGACATGATCGATCCTCTAATTGAATACCTACCTTCAAGCAGGATTGGGGAGGAGTGGACAGAGGCAGAAACTATCCTCTTAAAAACCCTCACCAACAAAGAATACCTCCTGGATCATGATCAACTACAGTCCACATATTTGGGTTTGGTTGATATTTTGCTGGCATATTGCTACGATATGAGAACCACCATGTCCGACCCCAACGTCGAATCAGCATGGACCATAGCAAAAATTAGTGGAACTTTATCTTGGCTTgag attttcacTTCGATTCGCCAAGTTGTAGATTGCTTTCTTCGTAGAAGTCTGTGTTTTCCCTTATTTCGAAACTTCAAATTGTCCATTAAAGCCATTGAAGACGCCTCAAATATTCTTAAAGAAGGGCGGACGTCAGTCTTGAGGTGTTTCTTACAAATTCATCAGCTGTTCAACAAAAGTGATCCTCGATACCTTCTTAATCAACTGTACATTCGAGACTATTGTATCTGGATACAAAAGTGTAATGACGAGACACTCGCCTCGCTAAGCCAAAGTTTAAAATCG ATGGAATTTACCAAAGAAGATGTTACGTTAAACCTTGTTGATCTTGAGCGGGCCGCAGTTAACCTGATGTGCTATAGTGACGACTCGTCAGAAGAATCGGACCTCGAAGAACAAATGGCCCATCTGTCACTCAAAAAGAAATCCGCTTCGAGCGCAATGCCGATTGATCTTCAGGTTGCAGCGGAAGCCGCTCGAATGAGCTCGGAATCTGATTTGGATTCTGATGATGATTCTTCATCCGAAGAAAGTGACTGA